One part of the Lepeophtheirus salmonis chromosome 14, UVic_Lsal_1.4, whole genome shotgun sequence genome encodes these proteins:
- the LOC121129290 gene encoding uncharacterized protein produces MSNPGRSSTKYRSINFSGHHAHIIEIARSCRNEEKFTDVIFQCSNGKVFAHRLVLASCSSFMSQLFLSLPQGLSEYMIIIPNIRKEIVEILLNFIYTGEMMLSKSNTWDLQQLVHILHIDPENVKIYLNEDALQKPQNPLGPSKKDTSVSSPRISCKRRISLDNTSTHSLPPTKVIIRGQARTRGRPTRTGGLTRTSVMANSSESEATKPTGFHDMMNVETWICAICEEYDPNIANADQSTTEWIGCDCNRWYHQFCTKLKVLDKNFNCAHVNLECLPT; encoded by the exons ATGTCAAATCCAGGACGTTCCTCAACTAAATACCGATCCATTAATTTTTCTGGACACCATGCTCACATCATTGAGATCGCAAGGTCCTGTCGCAATGAAGAAAAATTCACGGATGTCATCTTCCAATGCTCCAATGGAAAGGTTTTTGCACATAG acTGGTCCTGGCCTCTTGTAGTTCCTTCATGAGCCAATTATTTCTGAGTCTTCCTCAAGGTCTGAGtgaatatatgataattataccCAATATACGAAAGGAAATTGTGGAAATCCTATTGAATTTCATATATACG GGTGAGATGATGTTATCTAAAAGTAATACATGGGACCTTCAGCAATTGgttcatattttacatattgaTCCTGAAAAtgtaaagatttatttaaatgaagatGCATTGCAGAAACCACAAAACCCTTTAGGACCCTCCAAAAAAG atacaTCTGTTTCATCCCCTCGAATCAGTTGTAAAAGGAGGATCTCTTTAGATAATACATCTACACATAGTTTACCACCTACTAAAGTTATTATTCGTGGTCAAGCTCGCACTAGAGGACGCCCAACAAGAACTGGCGGACTTACTCGTACCTCGGTGATGGCGAATTCTAGTGAAAGTGAAGCGACAAAGCCAACAGGATTCCATGATATGATGAATGTAGAAACTTGGATATGTGCAATATGTGAAGAATATGATCCAAATATAGCAAATGCCGATCAATCAACGACTGAATGGATAGGCTGCGATTGTAATCGATGGTACCATCAATTTTGTACAAAGTTGAAAGTACTTGATAAGAATTTTAATTGTGCTCATGTGAATTTAGAGTGCCTTCCTACGTAA